The Hydractinia symbiolongicarpus strain clone_291-10 chromosome 2, HSymV2.1, whole genome shotgun sequence genomic sequence TCCGTGCCACTTGCAGCCGTTTAAATTGGCTCATAATCGTCAACTTTATACACCTCGCGCTTTAGATAATCTCGCAGCACTCGTTCTCCTCCATGTCCGCAGAGTGCGTGATGTATGTGTCTACCTGTTTGCTCAGGCATCGCTTCTATCCACTGACATGCCGCATAGCTGAAACCCTTATCGGGGTAAAAGACCTATTCTGATTTGCTCGGCATGCGCTCGTCCTTTTTGCCTTTGCAAATGGTCGTAGTCTTGGCACCTTCGCACTCGTCCTGTTTATGTAGCGTGAGGTTGTTGCTTTGCGTGAACCGTTGATAACACGCCTCGTATTTCCAATGTTGCGTTAAAACATCCatctttttgataaaaaaacagtGGCCATTCAACATACCAAGATTAATCGTGTCTAACCCCTTTTTGTACTGGTTCTGTCCATAGACGAGCCGCCATGGTGCTTTGTCAGTGTTCGTCCTCGGTTCAAATACTCTGATGTTAATCCTGAATCGTTTGGCAATACCCTCAAAATCTGCAAGCTTTGTAGAGCGCACATTTTCACGCTTTAGATTGGGGTCCTCGTAGTACTCACGAGCCAGGGCGAGGGATTCTTGTGTGGTGCGCTTTTCACGCTGCTTGCGCTCTCCTCTGTAGTGCACGGCTAGGCATCTCCAGAAGCACAAAATTGTCCGTTCTTTCATCGTCTTTGTCAAAGCCGTAGATGCATCTCTTCTTTCGCAACCAGTCAGGAAGTGGTCCACATCCAAGTAACGGTTCTCTTGATAAGATGATCTTGATCTGTACATGCTTGAAGACAATTTTGCCCTCGTATGCTCCAGGAGTCTCGATAGTTCTGTCGGGTGGTAGGGTTTTGAGGGGGTAAAGGTGTCAAAGGAGAGAAGTGTACTTATTTTTATTCCCATATAGTAGTTGATACTTCTGAAGAACTTACATATATCAGTAACtctttcaaataattttttttacaaattttaagtttttctgaaatttatgACTCAGTATTAAAAGTcataattaaacttttgttaCTAATTCAAGGCCAACATCTTCTGTTCTATATACTATAGAGTCAAAGTATTGTAACTGGATTTATCTAGCTGTGTAGTTATCTGCTGCAGAACCGATAGGAAAGACTTTTGCTTGATGGACCGAGGATGTTCAAAGCTTTCGCTCTTACAGACTCACTTAGCTTTGTCAACTCAGAGGTAAGATAATGGCTTGTGGGCATGATGAATTTTGCAAAATTCACTCTCAACTTGTGGCCACCACTCACGGTTGATCAACGAGGCACCAATATCCCTACACTTAAACACCCCGTTATGGTCTGCACCATACTCGCTACATACTTGGGAAAATCCGGATGTTGAATAAGGATTGCCGAATGACATAAGTGTTTTGATCCTAGGGAGtatacgacgcatgtggtagtATACGTGAAACTGAAAGTTATTAATGAACAGCAAAAATCCAGTCATATACTTAGCAGAGACACATAGGGCTGTAGTAGCACAATGCATTGCAAAGTTGACCTGCGTCTGCCAAAAATCAAGCCTTACCAGTTTCTCATGCAACTCTAACAAGATCAATAAATGTAGGTGCCTGAACCTTGATGAGATAGTTGGTAAGCTCTGGAAATACCACTAGCATTTACGCCTTCATCGACATACACAGATTTTGTAGCCATTCTTCGCGGTTCGAGTATATGTTAATGTTTCATAAAATTTGATGGCATACAATATCAGTAAAGAACTATACGTAGATGGAGCTTGGCGGCAAAAATTATCTCGATCAGTGCACGAAGATCGCTTTAAAGCCGATCAGTAAACAAAAACGCTTTTCCCCATTAGGTTCAAAGCGAGTCGTATAGGATCGGAATGGTAAACTATTCGTGTTAAGGAACAGTAGCTTTACACCCGTGTTACCGAGAACTCTAAAAGTAGTCATGGACAGAGAACTGAGGCAGCTTATGCACCACAGTTAGATATGTTATACCTGGGGCGACTAAGGTAGGTAGGTGGTAGGTATACCACTGACATCTACCGGCAACTAAGACTAGTCTGCCCACAGATAGAAGATCGTTGCTTGTCCAATGGGAAGAAATCGAAGTGTGCTTAAGGACGATAGAATATGGAAAATAGAAGAGATCAAGCAGTACCTCCGCAAGGGATTTAGGAGCGAATTGACTcgcaaaaaaagttcaaaaagtaTGGAACAGCTGTTTAGTGTAGCGATCGTGGTTTACTTCCCGTAACAATCATCACCAACGGGTGCAGAATTGCCGCAATAACATCTGGTTTAAGAACACCATTGGATGTGGCTTTGCGAGCTCTTGCACTAGCCACGACCCTAGGTGGTTGACCTAGACTTGAAGAATGCCTTTGGCAACTACGTTTAAAGTATCAGACTAGAAACTGAACTCTTGCTGTGAGAGCTACTTTAAGGTGGTACCCCTAGAAAAAACTACAACGCAGAGGATTGTCTTTTCTAAAGATACTCGATGAGGATATCATAGTATGTGACGGTGTCTTGGGGAATTAAGAAGCAGAGAAAGACTCATGTGTGTATACATACGCAgaagtataaaaatataaaaatgtgccttaaaaataatattaacaatggaaacgatattttaacaaattccAAAAATAGTTCCATTGAAAGTCATTTCGCTCAAGGTACATTATTTCGTTGTACTTTTGGAAACGGTCGCAATCCTTTCTCCACTAAACACGAAATGAGATGGCTTCTCATCTGCTGTACATCAAATCGATCTTCAATAGGTGATTTCCTACCCAGACAGAATTTCGGCTGCGTAAGCAATGGCAAATACGCCACAGTTGAAACCGTCTTCTTGCTTTTGAACAGGGAGAAATGACATGTAAATTTTTCAGTTCaggtttctttaaatttttgataGAGTGCGCTTAAACTCCTCAATGTATACCGAGCagctttgttgtttgtttttcaaactgtcgcaaATTTAAACAAGTCCAACGCAAAGGTTTATTTGCTTGAAATTTCCAATTGTTCAAACGCGAAGTTATTCCAGATACAGACAAATTTAGAGGCTGGCTCAAGTGCGTCCATCCAACATTTTTGTTCGAATGTTGGATGATGCTTGCATTTGAGTTGCTTCATCCAacacatttcatccaacatgatTGTTATAGCGAATACACACTACAATGGAGTACCGCTATACGATGGAGAGCATGTCGAAAACAAGTACGAAAGAagaaccattttttataatttttttctgctgTGATAAGGTGATTTAAAAACACCTAACATTTACAAGATGATATACACATTGAAGATCTTTAAAATGCTTAAGAAGTaagaaattttaagaaaaaaaaaaagatgaaagagATGAATATGCTATTAGCACCGTTATGTCACGAGCCGACATTTTGCTCCACCAGCTATTTGTCTCACCAGGGTATTTTTCACATACACGTGTCTCTATTATTCAAGGTGTTGAAACAATCGAATGACTTTTTTGAGCTATGAATCCAGGTGTGTTAAGTTTCCAAGTTAGTTGGGTTGTAGCAGATTACAGAGATTGTGTTAGAGTTATTAATAGCGAACatttaaattaaagaaaaaatgaacaTGTCACGGTAAGTGTTTTACAtatcctttttttattataacaattttataacaacaatgaggctgaaattttatgaaaaaataagaacagaatAAGAACAAAGGCAaggcattctcgtccccagagctctttgagataaactcgaaAGTTTatatcaaagagctctggggtcgagaatgatgGCAAGGCTGAAATTTTTTCCTGCAAAAACCACTATAGTTTATTTCAACCCGGgatgaaattaaaagaaaaacacgtGTAAgcacaattattttttcataccAGGATGAGGTCGTAAAATGAAATATACgccttttttttgtaagaatagtgttttttcgtttcagtctcaatattcttaatttttttaccaatatcaACCTCATATAttcttaataatatttttagcatGACTACCCATGAAAACATATAATCAGCCTTGATATAATGAAATAGCTATAATTTTGTAGAGTATATATTACTACGTGTAACGGACACATTTTGTTGTTGCGGATAAAGAAGTTTAGTTTACTTAATGTGTAAAAAGTAGAGCctggacatattcttaggatattcttaattaggatattcttattttttgatccgcttttgttataaaaaaaaacgtgtacacgcaattttataagaatttactTATAATATATAGTTTAATGAATATGCGCACCAATATTTTTGAAATACGCCTTGTGtatgattttaattttacatctttttttagaatttctgTTCATTCTTTGTTCAAACGTGTATATACCACGCACATTGGGAATGACTACCATCGACTTATCATATTTTCCATCCAAACGGTCCTGATTTTACACATCCGATACACAGTCCCGCGAAACTCATAAAATATACATTTTCCAGGGTCCCGCGTCCCTCGTCCCAGGTCCCGCATCCCGACTCAACAGGGTCCCGCGTCCCGCGTCCCACTTTTCCGATATGCcctgtaaatattattatttttgagaatAGATTATGTTGACCACACGTGTCTTCAGTTTTTAACAATGATGTGTTCATTTATTTGACTTTTCACTTTGGAAGACCTTGCAGCTATCATGATTTTAAACAAGTTATTGGATGATGAAAAACCGTCCAGGGAAAAAAACACGAAACCggctgaagaaaagaaaagaaaaaggatattttacaaatattatcCAAAAACTGATGATGGAAGACAGACAAGGATTTCAGGAAATGTTCCGAATGCGTGTGGGTGAttgaaaaaaacattcaaaaatgttggatgaaaagttTGATCGAGATCAAACTTCATCCAACACATCATCCAACatgattctttttcttttctttttttaagaaaatttggtTCAACTCAAATgcatccaacatttcatccaacattaaaaatttacgatgttggatgaaatgttggatatATTTGAGCCGTACCTATACTGAAGTTTAGTCATGATTCAAGGTGTGATCAACTTTTGGTTTTATTAGCACTAAAGTTAGACTTTTCTCCTTTGTCGATATTTTCAGGATAGCCTCTATCTCTAATAAAATCTTCAATTGATGAAAAATCATGCTTTTGTGGAGATGGcataattttgttttggtttttctaAGGGAACCGCCTTAAGCACCACGGCAACGCACAACCTCGTCAGCAGGGTCTCATGGCCCCGAGTTGTTATTACCAAAAAcgccctgggaacgaagttgacaATTAAGGATTGGTACATTGTTCAAACGacgattctttttttttaacgttttcgggccttatttttaaaaatacgcgtgaattttttttaactctttttatGAAGGACGCACTATTATATTGACAAATGTTAAACCGCAGCCcagtccccagggtcttgtagcCCTTGTTATTACGGAGTGTGCAACAACTTCGCCGCTATCAACtatatcaacaaggcaaaatgccctgggaaggAGGTTGTTTAAACCGCCAATGTTGGGTAAAACATGTAAAGTGATCTAGCACACGCTCACGTTCACAACAGAAAGGTAGTTTGTTTAGGTTTTAAACGTCATTTACCTTATTATTGGTCTACGTGTTGTAAGAAGTAGGATAGTATCAAGCTGAGAAATAGCAAAAAACTGCGAATTGTCGATATATATTTGTCCAAGACTGTCGTAAGTTCCTCCCTAGAAAGTGCGTTCAGTAAAATTCTTTTCATTGGATTAACGAATTTTTCGCGCACCTAAATTGTTGAAAATCAATCAAGTTAAAATCCATGAATTGCAAACGTATTGTATGACACAGCAAAGCAGATATTTTCTTTATCCTAGTTTCGTCTACTGAGTATACACAGCGTCAGAACAGCGACGCTTCGTTGAATAAAATGTTGGCTATGAAAATTGAATTACAGTTCCAATAAATAATAGTAAACTTTATCTACATCTAAAAATAAACGCTCAATCAGAATAAATAACAATCATAATGTTGTTATTCGATTCAACGCCCGGGCGTTAATCAAATGTGCAATTATACGCCCAGGCGTTAATTAAATGCGCAATTACAAGAAAAGGGGCGGGGAAAACTGGAAATTATTTGAAGAAAGCGCTTTTCAAGAAAGGCTCAACTTTAAAACAACTTTGACATAATAACAAAGATAGGGCCGTTTATTAGAAAGTGCTTAAACAaaagctttattaaaaattcaaaattaagtgAAATGAAAGCGTATATTAGGAGATATTTCAAATATGGGAGTTCAAACGAGGTATTATTACGGTATTCTTTTTATATTGAATATTTTCAATCTAAAAACTGCTTTTCTACCATCTTTTTCACGTTAAATAATTTACGATTCTTTTATGCAAATTCGTAATTCGCAGGGTTATTTGTGTCGAATGCGTGTTCATTCGCCTGGAAAGAAGTCACGTTctgcaaataaaaacaattgtccacttatatttatatgtttttttttgtttctgcttGTCCTTTGAACTGTATCCGTGGCAAGTTTCCATTAACAGAAAGAAGGCTCCCCACCTGTcacaaatttctttgttttcgtcTTGTTACCGGAAAAATGAACACGGCCGATCTCGTATGAAATACGATGGTCTTTCAAATTTGTTCCATCCCAaacaattcaaacatttttcaaCTCCTAAAATTCATGACATGAATGCTTCTGTATGGACCTCTGTAATGGGTGAGCGAGTAACTTCGCCATATTTTCAAAAAGTTGGGCAGGACTTCGGCTACCGTGAACAAAGTAACAATCGTCTCGTTCATCCAACCCGTGCAGCCAATCCTTTGTAGATTCCTGAATGATCAAAAATCTTTACGAGGTTTAAATGGATAGTGTGTCGCAAAAGCTAATGTTTTCGTAAATTTATGTTCATAAGGAGGCCTCATATAAAATAGTAGCGGAAAAATTAggcgttttttactttttgcggCATGCAGTCAAACTGTTATTAGTGAGCACTTTACAAAAACAGAACGGGAGTAACAAAGTGTCGTTTGAGATCGAAATACTTACGTCAGCATTTTTACCTTCCACATACAAAGCATCGAAAAAGAAAACTGGACTACGCCGCAGGTGTTGAaacatctaaaaattaaaagttgattCAAGCTATGGCAATAAGTTAGCAACACTTTAACGACAACCAGCCTCTTTACAATGAAAATGTGCTTTCATCCAAACgttttcgtgtttttttttccaCGGATTTCATATCATACAGTGTGCTCACTCTGTCTTTTAACATGCGGCCAAGATGTGTTCGCGATGAAGAGAACTCAGTGTCTTTTATTCTTCGAAATTTAAACAGAGTATTTTAGGATGAAAAGACAGCGGTGTCATGCTAATTATAGAATAAAAAGTTAAGAATTGGGGACATTTTTATAGTTCCTATACAAATTAAGAATATTTggggttttaaaaaatgaagaaaaaaatctacTTTTAGAGGAGATTTTAGGAGTTTCGAGGAGGAGTTGTGGAGGAAGACCCAGCAAGAACACATAGTTGACATAAAAAAGCATATGAAATCAATCTCACTTGGCGGCATTTATCCGTCACAACAGTCGGATTCGATCTTCCATAGACGAACACAACACGTACAACATACTCTGCCACTCCTCCGTAAATTTTCTCTGGTAACACACAGTTATTGTGTCTAAATGAAACAAATTGTTTCAAAATCAGCAACAGTGAAGCGCAGGGTGGGGCAcaaatataaagaaaacaagGTTCTTGTTCAGGGTGTATTTCATACTTGTAAAAATAAACACGGGAAAATGTGTTTGGGGGACTGGCGAAGAAAGATTTTACAGAACCTTGAtaaatttaatgtaaaattaacCAACTCACATTTCTCGTAACAACACGTCTAAAGCTATTTTGACAGTGAAAGAAAATCATTTTAGTGATAAACTACGGATAAAAAAGACATGCACGACGAACGAACAATAACAAAAGCAAACGGCAAACGATCAAAACGAACGACAAACAAGTTCGAAATGAAAAGGATACGAAACAACAAAGGTGATGATTTTTCTTGTGCAGCATCTACATCGGCCAATGATTCGATAAGAAGCGAAACGTTCGAAGTAAATTCTTGATACTAAACACACGACATTATTAATCACAACATCGACTTTATAAACTGGAAGCGTATCACCTGCGCGTATCCATGTTTAAAATACGGTGTGGCCGTCATTTTTGGAATGAACTTCACAGCGAAAAGATCATTTAGTCACTCAGATGTCCGTTATCTCTATGTCTGTTACGGCGTCAAAGTGGGAAATGAAAGTAAAAGGCTTCGCTGTTTACGACAAATCGAGATTCATTTTACATACACACAACACAGTTTGACTCTTCTACTTCCCGGTTAGGATAAGTAaggcaatttttttaattactttgtCTGCATCTCGACCGAGTAATACGCACACCTGCAAGACCACAAAGCTATTTCGCGATATTTGTGCTTAAAAAGCTGATTTTAGTTAACAACCTACCCAAAAACAAGTATTTTCTTGCAGTAACACCAAAGCAAATTGATGATGGGCGTTCAACAACGATTTGTTGCGTAAGAACATCTCGACACATTTTTTTACCCAAAACAGTTTGGacctaaatgtaaacaaacaaacgaatgCACACAAGACAATCtgtagtaaaataaaaaataaaactcaaatattaaaaaaagtaagagtaaaaaaagtataaaacatGGCGCATAAACTACCAGCTACCATTATTAAACGCGTTATTTGAAACCTACCATCTTTAACCTTCAACGAGAAACCACAAAGCAATACAATCAAATTGaatttacattattttaaattaaaagttctttaatgacgtcattaactcgttcattccgaaacggattcgggaacCCAGGTTTgagaaacttacccaatttggtccCAAAATGTCCCTAGTTGCCCACGTGGTAACAAATGACTGACGTTAGcacttcgtttccaagttattttgcCTCAAAGTTTCAAGTgtattgtaatggcttcattaattgaAATTAAGCTATTGACGTTAATTTATCTTATTCACGtcgtgccgtaacgtcagaaaatttaagacATAGCTTTGTCGCGACATCAAAGGAGATAGAACGAATGTCGAAATTGCCCCTCACAAACACACTGACACACCGTATTATTATTATAGGCGATTACCTTACCTAATTTTGGCTTCATCTGTTCCATTTGCTTTAAATAACGCTTCTTTCATTTCAGAGCTGGTATCCATGACAACTATCTAAAAAAGATGCCTCGATATACCAGTTCTTTTTTAACTAGAGttgtcaaaaatataaataatttgagAGCAGGAATtttgaggaaaatatttttaaagacgAAGCGGTCGTTTAACAGAAAAAAGTTATGAACTAAATATTTGCGAttacaaaattcaaaaaattggaaaaggtTTTACCTTAAGGGAAGTAATTTTAGCGGAAAGAAAATTCGTGAAATGaagcaaaaaatgttaaaatgatcCTGAAGGTAATCTAGTAATGTATAAATTGGGTTCTACTATGAGAGcaatatttgaataaaacaaTTTCGAGCACAAATTTTACTCGCTGAACCTCACACATTACGCAGGTTTTTGATTTGCCTTTAACGCTATGTTTTTTAAACGATGACGgtgtctaaaaattaaaaaaaaaacgttcccTAAGACAAACGTATAACAACTATCACTGGAAACTTTGTTGAACAATATCGTGGGGAGGTTGAGAACGCAGTTTACGACAAAATTGGTGTTGATTGATTTATTATAGTAACTCGCCATAGAATAAaggtggtaaaaaagtaaaatataaaaacaattttaaaatagcAAATGAAATAACAGAATTGCAGAAAAAATTGATGTTCCGACAAAAAAGTGTTACGACAAAAAAAGTGTTACGACAAAATCAGTGTTACGACAAAATCAGTGTTACGACAAAATCAGTGTTACGACAAAATCAGTGTTACGACAAAACATTACCGCACTTACAATTTTTTCTGGGCAATTGATTGGTAGTAGTGGGGTGGGATTATCTTCCTCCATATCTACAAGAACATGTTTTATCAGTTTTATCACGTGTGAAAAGTGATACACAAACAAACCAAACATGCGTCAAATTTTCTTACCTGGAGTGGCGTCAAGAGATTCTGTATCTTGTGATGACGTAATAATATCGTCTGCTTCCATGGTGATTAATTGACTACACTAACGTTAAGAGAAAACTttgtaaataattatataaattataaatgtgaaaaaaacttAGTCGGTCAGTTCTATTCTATAGAGCTGCACCTGAAGCAACTTTAGTACTGTACACTAATCCGGGAAAGCATAAATAACCAGCACCCTAACGTTAAGACTTAACAAAGTATGAGCACTGGGGACTACAATGGTCACTGAATATAGCAGTGCTTAGTAAGAGAAAATCAAGTTAGAAATAATAAACAGATACCTAAAGTAGTTAGAATTCCTTATGTATATAACACAGATTTACCTGTATAGGCACCCCTAAGCTTCGTAAAATATataacttcgtccccagggcatcatCTCAGTATATGCCTTCGAGATAACAGAGACCTTAAGGATACATGAAACTCATAATACCAAGGCTAAGAATCCTGTCTATATTTCCTGGACTGCAAAATTGGAGAGCTTGGCACGTCCAGAACAGCACGTTCAATATCCATATTCATAAATTTTTGTACTTTCTAGTCCAAAAAATAAAGTCATATAGAGCAAAAACCGTTTTCAAGAACATTTAAActttgtgaaaacaaaatttagtcacgttcttttttatttcattcctgtcaaaaatttagatattttattcaaaataaatattctatAAAAATATCTTTCCAATGATATGAAAAtcaagaataatataaaaatagagATTTGGGTGTTTTATGTATCCTGAAGAATTTGGTAtacttctttaaattttttgcccTCTTCTTACAAATCCATTTTAACCGTTCTCCTGACCTTTTCATCAAACCTTCTTGCTTTGTGAACTTCCCTGTCAGACCCTGCACCTGCATAACACACCTGCATAATACACCCGCACATCACTACAAAAATTACGACAAcactaaattaataaaaaaacgaaagttctatatttctttaaaaataaactttacgttgaataaaaaatgtttaaaaaatagaaaacttagaaaaaactataaataacaaaCAGTCTCTTTGTCTTTGAACGCAAGTAAATAAAATGTCTCCCAAAAATCACCTCAactaatagcttggcgagaacTTCtacttttcgttttaaaaatacCATCAGAATAGTGTCTGAATAAACGGCTTGGTAAGGAACTCTACTTTTCGCTTTAAAAATATCTTCAGCAACATAAATTGTCTACTAAACAGACAAACTAGTTACCAGTCCTTAAGATGGTCAAACTAGTTACCATTCCTCCTCATCATCATCCACAGTGCTATTGACTGAAGGACGACTTGTTGCATGGTTGCTATTGGCAACGGGAGCGCCCCTTCTGTTAAATGTTTGCTGAACACGTCTATCGCGAAACTGGCCCCCGTCAGGACCATAACCTGTTCCAATCGCACTTAACGCACACTCTTCCAGCCAATCAGGTACCGTTTGCTCAGCCTAAAAAGAAACATGGGGTAATGGCAAAGAAAATTCCACTTAGCTACCAGATTCATATCAGTCTTTTAAATCTATGGTGTAAAGTTAATCACGATTTGTTCACGTCAATAACCAtgcaaactaaaaaacaaacaagatgcaggcgctgcataaactacctcgatattaaaaatgcacaactatgaaacatccacaatgcAACCCAATTTTACAATTTCTGGTAACAGAAGATAAACCTAcaattcatggttgaaagtcgcgtgattgaaacgtt encodes the following:
- the LOC130630485 gene encoding BRISC and BRCA1-A complex member 1-like isoform X2, with protein sequence MEADDIITSSQDTESLDATPDMEEDNPTPLLPINCPEKIIVVMDTSSEMKEALFKANGTDEAKIRSKLFWVKKCVEMFLRNKSLLNAHHQFALVLLQENTCFWYQEFTSNVSLLIESLADVDAAQEKSSPLLFPLDVLLREIHNNCVLPEKIYGGVAEYVVRVVFVYGRSNPTVVTDKCRQMFQHLRRSPVFFFDALYVEGKNADESTKDWLHGLDERDDCYFVHGSRSPAQLFENMAKLLAHPLQRSIQKHSCHEF
- the LOC130630485 gene encoding BRISC and BRCA1-A complex member 1-like isoform X3; its protein translation is MDTSSEMKEALFKANGTDEAKIRSKLFWVKKCVEMFLRNKSLLNAHHQFALVLLQENTCFWYQEFTSNVSLLIESLADVDAAQEKSSPLLFPLDVLLREIHNNCVLPEKIYGGVAEYVVRVVFVYGRSNPTVVTDKCRQMFQHLRRSPVFFFDALYVEGKNADESTKDWLHGLDERDDCYFVHGSRSPAQLFENMAKLLAHPLQRSIQKHSCHEF
- the LOC130630485 gene encoding BRISC and BRCA1-A complex member 1-like isoform X1, whose protein sequence is MSFIQLITMEADDIITSSQDTESLDATPDMEEDNPTPLLPINCPEKIIVVMDTSSEMKEALFKANGTDEAKIRSKLFWVKKCVEMFLRNKSLLNAHHQFALVLLQENTCFWYQEFTSNVSLLIESLADVDAAQEKSSPLLFPLDVLLREIHNNCVLPEKIYGGVAEYVVRVVFVYGRSNPTVVTDKCRQMFQHLRRSPVFFFDALYVEGKNADESTKDWLHGLDERDDCYFVHGSRSPAQLFENMAKLLAHPLQRSIQKHSCHEF